From Candidatus Vondammii sp. HM_W22, one genomic window encodes:
- the tyrS gene encoding tyrosine--tRNA ligase has translation MASVAEAMEVIRCGADEILLEASLVKKLERGKPLRVKAGFDPTAPDLHLGHTVLINKLRQFQELGHDVMFLVGDFTAMIGDPTGKSATRPPLTREQVMENAKTYEHQVFKILDAEKTRVFFNSSWMVEMSASDLIQLSAKHTVARMLERDDFNKRHKGGQPISIHEFLYPLVQGYDSVAMKADVELGGTDQKFNLLVGRQLQEAYGQEPQVALTMPILEGLDGVQKMSKSLNNYIGITDAPDDMFGKIMSVSDDLMWRYFELLSFRSLSDIERLHQQVDEGLNPRDVKVQLAEELIERFHDKSAAVKANENFVARFRKGAMPDDMPEKTLPAGVDGLPVANLLKDAGLVSSTSEAMRMIKQGAVKVDGERVEDRSRVCEAGSTHIYQVGKRRFAKVTLT, from the coding sequence ATGGCATCAGTCGCGGAGGCGATGGAGGTCATTCGGTGTGGTGCCGATGAGATACTGTTGGAAGCGTCACTGGTAAAAAAGCTTGAGCGTGGAAAGCCTTTGCGGGTGAAGGCCGGCTTTGATCCCACCGCGCCGGATCTGCATCTGGGACACACGGTGCTGATCAATAAGCTGCGGCAGTTCCAGGAGCTCGGGCATGATGTGATGTTCTTGGTAGGTGATTTTACCGCAATGATCGGTGATCCCACCGGCAAAAGCGCTACACGTCCCCCGCTCACCCGCGAACAGGTGATGGAGAACGCCAAAACCTATGAGCATCAGGTGTTCAAAATCCTTGATGCGGAGAAGACCCGTGTCTTTTTCAATTCTTCCTGGATGGTGGAGATGAGCGCTTCTGATCTGATTCAGCTGTCAGCCAAGCACACTGTGGCGAGGATGCTGGAGCGCGATGATTTCAATAAGCGGCATAAGGGTGGTCAGCCGATATCGATCCACGAATTTCTCTATCCGCTGGTGCAGGGCTACGACTCGGTTGCCATGAAGGCCGATGTGGAGTTGGGTGGGACGGATCAGAAGTTCAACCTGCTGGTCGGCCGCCAGCTTCAGGAAGCCTATGGACAGGAGCCTCAGGTTGCCCTGACCATGCCGATCCTTGAAGGGTTGGATGGTGTGCAGAAGATGTCCAAATCCCTGAATAACTATATTGGGATAACGGATGCGCCTGATGACATGTTTGGGAAGATCATGTCAGTCTCGGACGATTTGATGTGGCGTTACTTCGAACTGCTGAGCTTCCGCTCTCTGTCTGACATAGAGCGGCTGCATCAGCAGGTGGACGAGGGGCTTAATCCGCGGGATGTCAAGGTGCAACTGGCTGAAGAATTGATCGAGCGATTCCATGACAAGAGTGCGGCCGTAAAAGCCAATGAAAACTTTGTTGCCCGCTTCAGGAAGGGTGCTATGCCCGATGATATGCCTGAAAAGACCCTCCCGGCCGGAGTGGATGGTCTGCCTGTTGCAAACTTGTTGAAGGATGCCGGTCTGGTCTCCAGTACCTCTGAAGCCATGCGCATGATCAAGCAGGGTGCTGTAAAGGTCGATGGGGAGCGGGTTGAAGACCGGAGCAGGGTCTGTGAAGCTGGATCGACGCATATCTATCAGGTGGGTAAGCGCCGCTTTGCAAAAGTGACCCTGACTTAA
- a CDS encoding transposase, producing MSFSWAEPGEGKVPDAKTVWVYRERLKERGFVDKLFSELLIQIDAAGFSVRKGQIVDAAIVPVPRQRNTREENRQIKAGDSPETWSDNKCRQKNAEAHWTMKHGKTHYGYKNRISIDRKHKVIRKYAITSAEARSLRNCWMRTTIMAVSGPILLTAV from the coding sequence TTGTCGTTTTCCTGGGCTGAGCCCGGGGAGGGTAAGGTACCCGATGCTAAAACAGTTTGGGTATATCGTGAGCGCCTGAAAGAACGGGGCTTTGTTGATAAACTCTTTTCAGAGCTGCTGATCCAGATTGATGCAGCAGGCTTCAGTGTTCGCAAGGGGCAGATTGTAGATGCCGCTATCGTTCCAGTACCCAGGCAACGTAATACACGAGAGGAAAATAGGCAGATCAAAGCCGGGGATAGCCCTGAGACATGGAGTGATAACAAATGCCGCCAGAAGAATGCTGAAGCCCACTGGACCATGAAGCATGGCAAAACCCACTATGGGTACAAAAACCGCATCAGCATAGACCGGAAGCACAAGGTCATTCGCAAGTACGCCATCACATCAGCTGAAGCTAGGTCTTTGAGGAACTGCTGGATGAGAACAACAATAATGGCAGTGTCTGGGCCGATTCTGCTTACCGCAGTGTAG
- a CDS encoding TrkH family potassium uptake protein, whose amino-acid sequence MQFSAVQRILGILLMLFSLTMLPPVVVSLWYGDGAASAFVIAFALTFMAGAVSWMLVRDQARELRLRDGFMVVVMFWTVLGLTGALPFALTDHPHMSLTDSVFESISGLTTTGATVIIGLDEMPQSILYYRQQLQWLGGMGIIVLAVAVLPILGIGGMQLYRAETPGPMKDSKLTPRITETAKALWYIYLGLTIACALAYWGAGMTLFDAIGHAFSTIAIGGFSTHDASMGYFGSTLIEMIAVVFLLLSGANFALHFVAWRRRDPLIYFFDSEFLFYLGTLTFVTVIVTLALYGFGTYESWGEAITKGIFQAVSIGTTAGFTTADYSIWPGFIAIVLLFSSFIGGCAGSTGGGIKVIRFLLLVKQGLREITRLIHPSAQIPIRVGEKIISSRLVEAVWGFFALYVASFTLMYFALALTDLDLMTSFSAVAASINNLGPGLARVGTSYATINDPAKWILCFGMLLGRLEIFTLLVLLAPAYWRK is encoded by the coding sequence ATGCAATTCAGTGCCGTACAACGCATTTTGGGCATCCTTCTGATGCTGTTCAGCCTGACTATGCTACCGCCTGTAGTAGTTTCGTTATGGTATGGCGATGGCGCGGCATCCGCTTTCGTCATTGCGTTCGCACTTACCTTTATGGCAGGCGCTGTCTCTTGGATGTTGGTCAGGGATCAAGCCCGTGAACTGCGGTTGCGGGATGGTTTTATGGTGGTGGTGATGTTCTGGACTGTGCTCGGGCTGACCGGAGCACTTCCATTCGCACTGACGGATCATCCTCATATGTCGCTGACGGATTCCGTGTTTGAATCTATCTCCGGCCTGACCACGACCGGTGCTACGGTGATCATCGGACTGGATGAGATGCCGCAATCTATTCTTTATTACCGGCAGCAGCTTCAGTGGCTGGGTGGAATGGGTATTATTGTGCTGGCCGTCGCCGTGTTGCCGATATTGGGCATCGGTGGTATGCAGCTGTATCGGGCAGAGACACCCGGGCCGATGAAAGACTCCAAACTGACACCGCGTATCACCGAGACAGCAAAAGCGCTTTGGTACATCTACCTTGGACTGACAATTGCCTGCGCATTGGCCTATTGGGGCGCGGGAATGACGCTGTTCGATGCGATTGGTCACGCTTTCTCCACTATCGCGATAGGTGGTTTTTCCACCCACGATGCTAGCATGGGTTACTTTGGCAGTACCCTGATCGAGATGATCGCTGTTGTTTTTCTGCTTTTGTCCGGTGCCAATTTCGCCCTCCACTTCGTTGCCTGGCGGCGGCGTGATCCGTTGATCTATTTTTTCGACAGTGAATTTCTCTTTTACCTTGGGACGCTGACCTTTGTGACGGTTATTGTCACCCTTGCGCTCTATGGATTCGGTACCTATGAGAGTTGGGGCGAGGCGATAACAAAAGGTATTTTTCAGGCGGTCTCTATTGGAACGACCGCAGGTTTTACCACGGCAGACTATTCTATCTGGCCGGGTTTCATCGCCATTGTATTGCTTTTCTCCAGCTTTATCGGTGGCTGTGCCGGGTCCACCGGCGGCGGTATCAAAGTGATCCGCTTTCTGCTCCTGGTGAAGCAGGGGTTGCGGGAGATTACCCGCCTTATCCATCCCAGTGCTCAGATCCCTATTCGCGTGGGGGAGAAGATCATCTCCTCCAGGTTGGTAGAGGCAGTCTGGGGTTTCTTTGCCCTCTATGTGGCCAGCTTTACCCTGATGTATTTTGCTCTGGCGTTAACCGATCTGGATCTGATGACCTCTTTTTCGGCAGTGGCGGCATCCATCAACAATCTGGGGCCTGGCCTGGCTAGAGTCGGTACCAGCTATGCTACGATAAATGATCCTGCAAAATGGATTCTTTGCTTTGGGATGCTGCTGGGTCGTCTGGAGATTTTTACCCTTTTAGTGCTGCTGGCACCTGCCTACTGGCGTAAATAA
- the trkA gene encoding Trk system potassium transporter TrkA, with product MKIIILGAGQVGSSVANNLASEANDITVVDQNPDLLHELQDRLDLRTVQGYAAHPEVLMQAGAEDADMILAVTNNDETNMVACQVAYTLFHTPTKIARVRALGFTKFPQLFSSDALPIDVLISPEQLVTDYIMRLIENPGALQVLDFAGGRVRLVAVRAYFGSPLVGNELRTLYEHMPHIDARVAAIYRQDRAIQPEGDTIIEADDEVFFIAATENIRAVMSELRKLEKPFKRLIFAGGGNIGQRLASTLEKHYQVKLIERDKLRARKVAEELSNTIVLHGDVADEDLLLEENIENTDVFCAVTNDDEANILSAMLAKRLGARKVMALINRAAYVDMVESGPIDIAISPQQATIGSLLTHIRRGDVVMVHSLRRGAAEAIEAVAHGDKISSKVVGRTIEDINLPKGTSIGAIVRGDLVLIAHHDSVIQSEDHVILFLVDKRQIPEVESLFQVSVTFL from the coding sequence ATGAAAATAATAATTCTCGGCGCAGGGCAGGTGGGGTCATCCGTAGCCAATAACCTCGCCTCAGAAGCCAATGACATCACTGTGGTGGACCAGAATCCGGATCTCCTGCATGAGTTGCAGGACAGACTGGATCTACGCACGGTTCAGGGATATGCCGCACATCCTGAAGTGCTGATGCAGGCGGGGGCTGAGGATGCCGATATGATTCTCGCAGTTACCAACAATGACGAGACCAATATGGTCGCCTGCCAGGTGGCTTACACGCTATTCCACACCCCGACGAAAATTGCCCGGGTGCGTGCGCTGGGCTTTACCAAGTTTCCCCAGCTTTTTTCGTCCGATGCCCTGCCCATCGATGTACTGATTAGTCCTGAACAGCTGGTTACTGATTACATCATGCGGCTGATTGAGAACCCGGGTGCGCTCCAGGTGCTCGATTTTGCCGGCGGACGGGTGCGATTAGTTGCGGTACGCGCCTATTTTGGCAGTCCATTGGTGGGTAATGAGTTGCGTACGCTGTATGAGCATATGCCGCATATCGATGCCCGGGTCGCTGCCATCTACCGCCAGGACCGGGCTATCCAGCCAGAGGGTGATACTATTATCGAGGCGGATGACGAGGTCTTCTTTATTGCGGCCACGGAGAATATCCGGGCAGTGATGAGTGAGCTGCGCAAGTTGGAGAAGCCATTCAAGCGGTTGATATTTGCCGGTGGGGGCAATATCGGCCAACGCCTTGCCAGTACCCTGGAGAAGCATTATCAGGTGAAGTTGATTGAGCGCGACAAACTGCGGGCAAGAAAGGTTGCCGAAGAGCTCTCCAACACCATTGTGCTGCATGGCGACGTAGCGGATGAAGATCTGCTGCTAGAGGAGAATATAGAGAATACCGATGTCTTCTGCGCAGTCACCAATGATGACGAGGCGAATATTCTCTCCGCCATGTTGGCCAAACGGCTTGGCGCGAGGAAGGTGATGGCCCTGATCAACCGGGCAGCTTACGTGGATATGGTTGAGAGCGGGCCGATTGACATCGCCATCTCTCCCCAGCAGGCAACCATAGGTAGCCTGTTGACCCATATACGCCGCGGCGATGTGGTTATGGTTCACTCTCTGCGCCGTGGCGCAGCGGAGGCGATTGAAGCGGTCGCCCATGGCGATAAAATATCATCCAAAGTGGTTGGGCGAACGATTGAAGATATCAATCTGCCCAAGGGAACCAGTATCGGTGCCATTGTGCGGGGCGACTTGGTGCTGATTGCGCATCACGATAGCGTGATTCAGTCGGAGGATCATGTGATCCTGTTTCTGGTGGATAAACGCCAGATTCCGGAAGTGGAAAGCCTGTTCCAGGTGAGTGTCACGTTTCTTTAA
- a CDS encoding substrate-binding protein, whose product MTDKKISELSRRGFIKVGAGAMAATSIPMFFVKDAWAANDFRNNPGNAGSVKFGFNVPQTGAYADEGADELRAYKLAVKHINGEGDGGMMNTMKPLNLKGNGILGKKVEYVTGDTQTKSDAAHASAKRMIEKDGVLMVTGGSSSGVAVAVQGLCQEMGIIFMAGLTHSNDTTGKDKRRYGFRHFFNAYMSGAALGPVLKKEMGTERKAYHLTADYTWGWTQEESIKNTTEGLGWKTTATVRTPVGAGDFSQYITPVLNSGADVLILNHYGKDMTNSLTQAIQFSLRDKQVNGKTFEIIVPLFSRLMAQGAGENIKGILGTTNWNWALQDEGSKAFVKSFGQEYGFPPSMAAHTTYVQALLYANACENAGTFYPPEVIKQLEGFKFDGMGNGATEYRAEDHQCFKDVLVVRGNENPSSQFDLLKVEQIVPRSQVEYDTKIFGGELGPYEV is encoded by the coding sequence ATGACCGATAAAAAGATTAGCGAGTTGTCCCGCCGTGGTTTTATTAAAGTCGGCGCTGGCGCTATGGCGGCTACCAGCATACCTATGTTCTTTGTTAAGGACGCCTGGGCCGCAAACGACTTCCGTAACAACCCTGGCAATGCAGGCAGTGTAAAATTCGGCTTCAACGTTCCTCAGACTGGTGCCTATGCCGACGAGGGTGCTGACGAACTGCGTGCCTACAAGCTTGCAGTAAAGCACATCAATGGTGAAGGCGACGGCGGCATGATGAATACCATGAAGCCTCTCAACCTCAAGGGTAACGGCATACTCGGCAAGAAAGTCGAATATGTAACGGGCGACACCCAGACCAAGTCTGATGCGGCGCATGCTTCCGCCAAGCGCATGATCGAGAAAGACGGTGTTCTGATGGTTACCGGTGGTTCCTCCTCCGGTGTTGCCGTTGCGGTACAGGGGCTCTGCCAGGAGATGGGCATCATCTTCATGGCCGGCCTGACCCACTCCAATGACACCACGGGTAAAGACAAGCGCCGTTATGGTTTCCGTCACTTCTTCAACGCCTACATGTCCGGTGCCGCACTGGGCCCAGTACTAAAGAAAGAGATGGGCACTGAGCGTAAAGCCTACCACCTGACTGCCGACTACACATGGGGCTGGACCCAGGAAGAGTCAATCAAAAACACCACTGAAGGATTGGGCTGGAAAACCACCGCCACAGTTCGTACCCCAGTCGGTGCCGGCGACTTCTCCCAGTACATCACCCCGGTTCTGAACTCCGGCGCAGACGTGTTGATCCTTAACCACTATGGTAAAGATATGACCAATTCTCTGACCCAGGCAATTCAGTTCAGTCTGCGTGACAAACAAGTCAACGGCAAGACCTTTGAGATCATTGTACCTCTCTTCTCCCGTCTGATGGCACAGGGTGCCGGCGAGAACATCAAGGGTATTCTTGGTACCACAAACTGGAACTGGGCGCTGCAGGACGAAGGCTCCAAAGCATTCGTCAAATCCTTTGGTCAGGAGTATGGTTTCCCACCATCAATGGCGGCTCACACCACCTATGTACAAGCCCTTCTTTACGCCAATGCGTGTGAAAATGCCGGTACCTTCTACCCACCTGAGGTGATCAAGCAGCTGGAAGGCTTCAAGTTCGATGGCATGGGCAATGGCGCTACCGAGTACCGTGCCGAAGATCATCAGTGCTTCAAGGATGTTCTGGTTGTACGCGGTAACGAGAATCCTAGTTCTCAGTTCGATCTTCTCAAAGTTGAGCAGATAGTGCCTCGCTCTCAGGTTGAATACGACACCAAGATATTCGGCGGCGAACTCGGCCCCTACGAAGTTTGA